The DNA region TTCCCAGCAATTAAATTAATCGTTGGAAAATCTTTTTTAATTTTTTTAACCATATTAATAATACCTTTACTATGACCATGTGCTGAATCAACAACAATTACATCAACTCCAGCGGCAACAAGTTTTTCAACACGTAATAATGTATTTTCATCAATTCCAATGGCTGCACCTACTCGTAATTGTCCTTGTTCATCTTTACAAGCATTAGGATATTCGTCACGATTATTAATATCTTTAATGGTAATTAATCCAATTAACACATTTTTTTCATTAACGATTGGTAGTTTTTCAATACGATTATTTAACAAAATATCTTTTGCTTGTTCTAAATCAATATTTTCATGAGTTGTAATTAAGTTTTTTATAGTCATAAATTTATCCACAGAAGCAGTTAATTCATGACATGCTCTAATATCCCGATTTGTAATTATTCCCAATAATCTGTTTTCTTCATCAACAATTGGTAAACCAGAAATACGATATTGAGCCATAATATTTTCAGCATCCTGAACTGTCATTGTTGGTTTTAATGTTATAGGATTAATAATAAAACCCGACTCGTTACGTTTAACTTTTTCAACTTCTGCTGCTTGTTTATAAATTGATAAATTTTTATGAATAATTCCAATTCCACCCTCGCGAGCAATTGCGATTGCCAATTTTGATTCAGTAACAGTATCCATTGCTGAAGATATAAAAGGAATATTTAATTCAATATTTTTTGTTAGTTTAGTTCTTAAGTCAATCTGATATGGTAAAATATCTGATTTTTGTGGAACTAATAGTAGATCATCAAAGGTATAAGATTTTTTAATTTGCATGTTTGTTCCTCCAAAATATTTA from Spiroplasma kunkelii CR2-3x includes:
- the guaB gene encoding IMP dehydrogenase; the protein is MQIKKSYTFDDLLLVPQKSDILPYQIDLRTKLTKNIELNIPFISSAMDTVTESKLAIAIAREGGIGIIHKNLSIYKQAAEVEKVKRNESGFIINPITLKPTMTVQDAENIMAQYRISGLPIVDEENRLLGIITNRDIRACHELTASVDKFMTIKNLITTHENIDLEQAKDILLNNRIEKLPIVNEKNVLIGLITIKDINNRDEYPNACKDEQGQLRVGAAIGIDENTLLRVEKLVAAGVDVIVVDSAHGHSKGIINMVKKIKKDFPTINLIAGNVVTAQGALDLIAAGANAIKVGVGPGSICTTRVVAGVGVPQMTAINDVYEVCKGKEIAVIADGGIKYSGDVVKALAAGANAVMMGSVFASTFEAPGEEMIVEGKKYKTYMGMGSLAAMKKGSADRYFQDKNRKLVPEGVEGRVLLKGKLSDILFQFIGGIRSGFGYCGAKNILMLQKTAQFVEISNNGLKESHPHDIAITKEPPNYTK